The window CGGGACCGGCGATTACAGTGGGGCCCGAAGCGGAAGGTGACGAATGACTGGTGGTGCGGTGGTCGAGCAGGTGCCCCACCGGATGGTCGCGCGGTGCCGCCACCGGCGGCTGCGCGAGACCGGGTTCGCCACCGCCCTGGGACAGCCGGCGTGACCGGGGCGCGGCACGCGCAGGCGGCGGGCGCCTTCGTACACGAGGGGCTCTTCTACCACGATCGGGACGGTCTGCTCGCGGGCACGGTGCCGTTCATCACCGACGGTCTCGCCGCCGGGGAGCCGGTGCTGGTCGCGATGCCCGGCGCGAACCTGCGGCTGGTCCGCGCCGCCGTCGGCCCCACGGACGCGGTGCGCTGGGCGGACATGTCGGAGGCCGGCCGGAACCCGGGCCGGATCATCCCCTGGGTGTTGCAGGCGTTCATCGAGCAGCACGCCGGCCGCCGCGCACGGATCATCGGCGAGCCGATCTGGGCCGGGCGCAGCGACACGGAGTATCCGGCGTGCGCCCAGCACGAGGCGCTGATCAACATGGCGTTCGCCGGCCGCGAGGCGACCATCCTCTGCCCGTACGACACCGTTGGGCTCGACGCCGACGTGCTGGCCGACGCGTACGCCACGCACCCGATCCTCGTCGACGACGCCGGACGACGGCCGAGTGCCCGGTACGCCCCGGCGGACGTGGTCGCCCGCTACAACAAGCCCCTGCCGAGCCCGACGGAGCCCGTTTCGGCGCTGGTCTACGAGGTCGACACGCTGTCCGCGGTGCGCCGGTTCGTGGCCGGGCACGGCGCGGCCGTGGGGCTGGACGAGGACCGGCTGGCCGATCTCCAGATCGCGGTGACCGAGCTGGCGACGAACAGCGTCGCGCACGCCGGCGGCACCGGCGTGCTGCGCGTATGGCGTACCGCCGAGCACCTGGTCTGCGAGATCCGCGACGACGGCTGGCTGGCCGACCCGCTGGCCGGGCGGCTGACCCCGGCCGCGAACGGCATCGGCGGCCGGGGGCTGGTGATCGTGCAGGCGCTGTGCGACCTGGTCCGCGTGCACACCACCGCCGCCGGGACGACCATCCGGATGTACGTGCGGCACCCGGCGTGACCTTGCGCTCGACGCCGTCACCTCGGACGGCGACCGGGAGAGCGCCGGCGTGACCGCACGCGGCGGCGGCGGACGCGGAGCGGCCCCGGACAGTCGCTGAGCGGCTGCCGGGACCGCTGGTGGCTGGGTGCGGAGTCAGTGCCCGCGGGCCAGCCACTCGTCGAGGTGGGGAGCCTCCGCGCCGACGGTGGTGCTCTCCCCGTGCCCGGTGTGCACGACCGTCTCCGGCGGGAGGGTGAGCAGCCGGTCCCGGATCGAGGCGACGATCGTGCCGAAGTCGCTGTACGAGCGTCCCGTCGCCCCCGGCCCGCCGGCGAAGAGCGTGTCGCCGGTGAACACGACGCCGAGCTGCGGCGCGTGGAAGCTGCACGCGCCGGGGCTGTGGCCGGGCGTGTGCAGCACGGTCAGCGCGGTCCCGGCCACCTCGACGGTCTGCCCGTCGCGCAGCTCCCCGCCCGGCGCCTCGTCGGGGTGCACCATGTCCCACAGCACCCGGTCGGCGGGGTGCAGCAGCACCGGAGCGCCGGTGGCCCGGGCCAGCGCCGGGGCCACCCGGACGTGGTCGTCGTGCGCGTGGGTGGCGAGGATCGCCCGGACCCGTCGGTCGCCGACGGCGGCCAGGATCGCGTCGACGTCGTGCGGGGCGTCGACGACGACGCACTCGGCGTCGTCGCCGGCCACCCACACGTTGTTGTCCACGTCGAAGGTCTGGCCGTCGAGGGAGAACGTTCCGGAGGTGACGGCGTGGTCGACGCGGGCCGCCATCAGAGGACCACCACCGAGCGCAGCACGTCGCCCCGGTGCATCCGGGCGAACGCCTCCTCGACCTGGTCCAGGGCGATCTCCTCGGTGACGAAGGCGTCCAGGTCGAGCCGGCCCTGCAGGTAGAGCTCGGTGAGCATGGGGAAGTCGCGGCTGGGCAGGCAGTCGCCGTACCAGCTCGACTTGAGCGCGCCGCCGCGGCCGAAGACGTCGAGCAGCGGCAGGTCGACGGTCATCTCCGGGGTCGGCACGCCGACCAGTACGACGGTGCCGGCCAGGTCGCGGGCGTAGAAGGCCTGCTTCCAGGTCTCGGGGCGGCCTACCGCGTCGATCACCACGTCGGCGCCGAAGCCGCCGGTGGCGGCGCGGATCGCCTCGACCGGGTCGTCGTCTCGGGCGTTGACGGTGTGCGTGGCCCCGAACTTGCGGGCCCAGTCGAGCTTGCGGGGGTCGGTGTCCACCGCGACGATCGTCGTCGCGCCGGCCAGCACGGCGCCGGCGACCGCCGCGTCGCCGACGCCGCCGCAGCCGATCACGGCCACCGAGTCGCCCCGGGTGACCCCGCCGGTGTTCATGGCGGCACCGAGACCGGCCATCACGCCGCAGCCGAGCAGTCCGACGGCGGCGGGCCGGGCCGCCGGGTCGACCTTGGTGCACTGCCCGGCGTGGACCAGGGTCTTCTCCGCGAAGGCGCCGATGCCCAGCGCGGGCGTGAGCTCGGTGCCGTCGGTGAGGGTCATCTTCTGCGCCGCGTTGTGGGTGGCGAAGCAGTACCACGGGCGGCCCCGGCGGCAGGCGCGGCACACGCCGCAGACGGCCCGCCAGTTGAGCACCACGAAGTCGCCCGGCGCGACGCCGTCGACGCCCTGCCCGACCTGCTCGACGACGCCGGCGGCCTCGTGGCCGAGCAGGAACGGGTAGTCGTCGTTGATGCCGCCCTCCCGGTAGTGCAGGTCGGTGTGGCAGACCCCGCAGGACTGGATCCGTACGATCGCCTCGCCCGGCCCCGGGTCGGGCAGCACGATCGTGGTCACCTCGACCGGCGCGCCCTTGCTGCGGGAGATGACTCCCCTGACCTCCTGGCTCACGCTTCCTCCTGCTCCACGCCGACGCGCCGCGCCGCCGTCC is drawn from Micromonospora sp. NBC_01740 and contains these coding sequences:
- a CDS encoding MBL fold metallo-hydrolase — its product is MAARVDHAVTSGTFSLDGQTFDVDNNVWVAGDDAECVVVDAPHDVDAILAAVGDRRVRAILATHAHDDHVRVAPALARATGAPVLLHPADRVLWDMVHPDEAPGGELRDGQTVEVAGTALTVLHTPGHSPGACSFHAPQLGVVFTGDTLFAGGPGATGRSYSDFGTIVASIRDRLLTLPPETVVHTGHGESTTVGAEAPHLDEWLARGH
- a CDS encoding sensor histidine kinase, with translation MTGARHAQAAGAFVHEGLFYHDRDGLLAGTVPFITDGLAAGEPVLVAMPGANLRLVRAAVGPTDAVRWADMSEAGRNPGRIIPWVLQAFIEQHAGRRARIIGEPIWAGRSDTEYPACAQHEALINMAFAGREATILCPYDTVGLDADVLADAYATHPILVDDAGRRPSARYAPADVVARYNKPLPSPTEPVSALVYEVDTLSAVRRFVAGHGAAVGLDEDRLADLQIAVTELATNSVAHAGGTGVLRVWRTAEHLVCEIRDDGWLADPLAGRLTPAANGIGGRGLVIVQALCDLVRVHTTAAGTTIRMYVRHPA
- a CDS encoding S-(hydroxymethyl)mycothiol dehydrogenase, translating into MSQEVRGVISRSKGAPVEVTTIVLPDPGPGEAIVRIQSCGVCHTDLHYREGGINDDYPFLLGHEAAGVVEQVGQGVDGVAPGDFVVLNWRAVCGVCRACRRGRPWYCFATHNAAQKMTLTDGTELTPALGIGAFAEKTLVHAGQCTKVDPAARPAAVGLLGCGVMAGLGAAMNTGGVTRGDSVAVIGCGGVGDAAVAGAVLAGATTIVAVDTDPRKLDWARKFGATHTVNARDDDPVEAIRAATGGFGADVVIDAVGRPETWKQAFYARDLAGTVVLVGVPTPEMTVDLPLLDVFGRGGALKSSWYGDCLPSRDFPMLTELYLQGRLDLDAFVTEEIALDQVEEAFARMHRGDVLRSVVVL